ATTGAGATCCATCAGTCCACAGCCATTGTCCTTCCTAATGAGTGAGAAGAGTCAAAGAGTTTACTAAAATATTCACACTCCATTAATGATATAATTCAGTCATTTATATTGTAACAatctgttttatattaaaagCAATAATTTCAAATTAACGAGTATGCATTTCAGAGCAAAATTATTTACCACTTCACCATCATGACCACCAAGCCAAGCACGTGTGTCAGCAGGCACAAGCAGACTCAGGAGAAAGTTGTTTTCTGCTGTACTGCGCACAGATGCAAGATTTGCATCAAAAGATTGGCAGTTTttctaaagagagagagagattatttaaatataaaatctaatCTGTTTTAGTTTCACGACAGGTCGTTGAGTATCCTTTAACAATTTGAATTACTGAATAACTGAATAACAGTACCTCAGCTGTGGCCCAGTTAACTGACTGAGAGAAGAATTTGTAGCATTGCACACCAAAAGGTGTCCATCCATTAGGGCAGTCTTCTTCAGCTATACAGTGAATAAAATATcagtaatataatatttaattataatatataagtCACATTATCAGTTTTATGTTTCAGTGTAGAAGTGCTTTAAGTGTTCCTCCTGTTATTCTTTTATCTAAAGTTACACTCCTTTATGGGAACATTTAATGGTACTTTTATGGGAATTTAATCTGGAATATTGGTTGCATGGTTTGGTAAATCTTGTAAACGTCTTGGTTACCTGCTGCATTCCCAACAGAAAAGACCAAGAAAAGAAGCACAAGAGCTCTCATGACTGCCATGATGAATCTGAAAATGAATTAAGAGGAAAAGTGACACATCTGCACTCATATATACACAGCTGAAGTTAATGTTATAAAAACTCACCTTTTGTCAAATCTTCACTTTCAGGACTTCAGTGTAGATTGTGTGAGGATCAATGAGGAGTCCTATCTTTTATACTTTACTTCACAGGGAGGAACTCAATAACAAGATGACTGAAGATAAGAAAGGTAAATCTGAACATCATGAACTTATATGTACTTTGATGAAATCTGAtggttatcaaaaaaaaaaaacatcctgGTCTGAAGCATGAACACTTTTTTGTTTGATCACTTATGCcatgttttatgtattttaaatgtataactcGGTCTT
The Paramisgurnus dabryanus chromosome 1, PD_genome_1.1, whole genome shotgun sequence genome window above contains:
- the LOC135779098 gene encoding galactose-specific lectin nattectin-like → MAVMRALVLLFLVFSVGNAAAEEDCPNGWTPFGVQCYKFFSQSVNWATAEKNCQSFDANLASVRSTAENNFLLSLLVPADTRAWLGGHDGEVEGQWLWTDGSQFDFTNWCSGQPDNGGGKENCLEISYTTNRCWNDQTCSSPTSYICAKPL